Proteins co-encoded in one Gracilimonas sp. genomic window:
- the holA gene encoding DNA polymerase III subunit delta, with product MARKPNSNQIYQQVVGEINSGNLKPIYYLYGEEDFYLDQLLERFSKIIPPEQKDFNFDLLYGQEVTPAQALSIARSFPMMAERRVLIIRNFLQLSKGGSEDGSPAGHINDFIPYIEQPNPSTILVCFDTKKPAGNTNIGKALKKDKKVGFHEFERMADYLIPDWVIDWVRSHHSKEIEPAAAQLLSQFVGNNLQLLSTEIDKVCTFVDTSDTVSETDVKKIIGSYREFTAIELKEAIVKRNLEQSLYISEQMLQHTKSDTGELIRLVGFFNSVFVNVWQILRLSEKGFAKNQIQSELGIGSSWYFNKLWEDASNFRYSDMPRIFEALLDADRSIKGFSTLDSTSILFFLVKRIIG from the coding sequence ATGGCACGAAAACCAAACAGTAACCAGATTTATCAACAGGTAGTCGGAGAAATTAACTCCGGTAACCTCAAACCCATCTACTATCTATACGGGGAAGAGGATTTTTATCTGGACCAGCTGCTGGAACGGTTCTCGAAAATCATTCCGCCTGAGCAAAAAGATTTTAATTTCGATTTGCTATACGGACAGGAAGTGACGCCGGCACAAGCTCTTTCCATTGCCCGCAGCTTCCCAATGATGGCCGAACGAAGAGTCCTTATTATCCGCAACTTCCTGCAATTAAGTAAGGGCGGGAGTGAAGACGGCTCACCGGCGGGGCACATAAATGATTTTATCCCTTATATAGAACAACCCAATCCCTCCACAATCCTGGTTTGTTTTGATACAAAGAAACCGGCAGGAAACACCAACATCGGTAAGGCCCTGAAAAAAGATAAGAAGGTTGGGTTCCATGAATTTGAACGCATGGCCGATTACCTGATCCCGGATTGGGTGATTGATTGGGTTCGAAGCCATCATTCCAAAGAAATTGAGCCGGCAGCAGCCCAGTTGTTGTCTCAGTTTGTGGGTAATAACCTGCAGTTACTGTCCACAGAAATAGATAAAGTGTGCACTTTTGTGGACACTTCTGATACCGTTTCAGAGACCGATGTAAAAAAAATAATCGGCTCATATCGCGAATTTACTGCCATAGAGCTCAAAGAGGCCATTGTTAAGCGAAATCTGGAACAATCCTTATATATCTCGGAACAGATGTTGCAACACACTAAATCAGACACGGGAGAATTAATTCGTCTCGTGGGGTTCTTTAACAGTGTGTTTGTAAATGTCTGGCAGATTTTGAGGCTCTCCGAAAAGGGGTTTGCTAAAAATCAGATCCAGAGCGAGTTAGGGATCGGCAGCAGCTGGTACTTTAACAAACTCTGGGAAGATGCCTCAAACTTTCGCTACAGCGATATGCCCCGGATATTTGAAGCCTTGCTGGATGCAGATCGCTCCATCAAAGGGTTCAGCACTTTAGACTCCACTTCGATTTTATTCTTCCTGGTCAAGCGAATCATCGGGTAG
- a CDS encoding sigma-70 family RNA polymerase sigma factor — MEAFQAASVKNYDDEDLMEYFQNGKELAFNELVYRYQDRLHNFLYRYTHNHQDCEDLVQETFLRVHKSKHSYERIAKFSTWMYTIALNLAKSLYKKKQRMYKVSIHKDESDPDDRELLLEDATILQDDALHEKLCMEQLEKALMELPEDFREVIILRDLQQLSYEEISDITDIPMGTVKSRINRGRAQIQALIKDYVQLGTNAA; from the coding sequence ATGGAAGCGTTTCAAGCGGCATCGGTCAAAAACTATGACGACGAAGATTTAATGGAGTATTTCCAAAACGGAAAAGAACTGGCTTTTAATGAATTGGTGTACCGGTACCAGGATCGTCTTCACAACTTTTTGTATCGCTATACTCATAACCATCAGGACTGTGAAGACCTGGTGCAGGAAACGTTCCTGAGAGTTCACAAGAGCAAGCATTCTTACGAGCGTATTGCCAAATTTTCGACCTGGATGTACACCATTGCGCTAAACCTTGCCAAAAGTTTGTATAAAAAGAAGCAACGAATGTATAAGGTGTCAATTCACAAAGATGAATCTGACCCCGATGATCGAGAGCTTCTCCTGGAGGATGCTACTATCCTTCAGGACGATGCTCTTCATGAGAAATTATGCATGGAGCAGTTGGAGAAAGCCCTGATGGAACTACCGGAAGATTTCCGCGAAGTAATCATACTCAGAGACCTTCAGCAACTTTCCTATGAAGAAATCTCTGATATCACGGACATCCCGATGGGAACCGTGAAATCACGAATTAACCGCGGAAGGGCTCAAATCCAGGCTTTAATCAAAGATTATGTGCAGCTGGGAACAAACGCCGCATAA